Part of the Triplophysa dalaica isolate WHDGS20190420 chromosome 23, ASM1584641v1, whole genome shotgun sequence genome is shown below.
CACGTTTTGTCAAAACAGCATAGGCCTACATATTGAAACACTAGGTTTATACCCTTTGACGGAGAACCATTGTAGATGAACTATGAATGAATAAAGTGCCTTGAAAGTACAGTACCTGAGAAGAGGAGAAACCTCCAAAGGCATTTTGCCTCTTGGCCAGCCAGTGCACTATGGTAGCAGAATAGTCCAGTTTAAATGATGGCAGTGTTGGCCCAGAGAGAAGCGCCAACAACACGTATGAAGTCATCTCTACATCTAAAGAGCCTGTCAGTTTCCCATTTGTTTGAGTCCAATATCGGCCAACACCTGAAAAGACAATGAGAAGAGCCCATGAGACTGGACTTTTGGTTTGATTTCTTAATTTGAAtagaaaatcatttaaaaatgttttgagcgGAATGGCACCATCTCTCTTGACTCGATTGTCCAAGTTGGAGACGAGTTTCGGTCTCATCTCTTGGTCTCCAGCCAGAGTGAATGTGTAGGCGACCAGGGCAGTGAAGTACGTGTTGTCAAGGTTGCTGGAAGCTTCTTTCAGACAAACAAGGCCTTGCTTCACCATGGGATCCTTAAAGCGCATGAAAGTCAAATCTCTGTtagattcattttctttatgaagTCAGGCTCAtgtcacactacacacacacaaacattgtgtATAGCTAAGCCAACTATTGAAGCCAGTCATGAACATTCAAAAACCAAAGTGTTCATGTTTTCTGAAGTGTACTTTACACAATTTAGCGACAGCCTACTTCAGGGTTTGGGTTCAGTTTAAATCATCTGGATTTAGTCAAATTTAGAGGACTGTATAGACAGTAGTATCCTGTTCAAACATCTTTAGAGATTCAACCCTACTGTCTAATATCTCTATTTGCAGCTACACCGCAACCCTGCTATCAATGCAAGCAATATGAATAGAGAAGCTTGTCAAAATGGGTGAAAAGCTCTGGTATAACACATACGTTTGGTGTGCCACAGGCCTTCAAGTTTGTTAAGACTCCATAAATCACTTACGGTTGTTTTCATGCCCAGTTCCAGAAAAGCTGCAACGATGTATGCGGTGAGAGTGACATCATCACTGACACCACCCTGTGAATGAAGAAACAAGGCAGAGAGACATTACAGCAGACACATTAGTGATGTACAATGTTATCCAACAACAACAGCCCAACAACCCTGGAGATCTGAATGTTTAGTTCATCTGAGCTGTCAAAAGCAATccttttaattttaagtttgcTTAAAGGTTTCCATTCTTACCTTCATTTCATTGTGGTAAAGGATGCCCACTGTTTTAAAGCACCCATTCCCCTGCTGGAGCTGACCCAACCAATTCTTTGCCTGATCGATGTTGGTTTCATCTACAAACACATGTTTCTTTGCCCCTTCGAAAATCTTCATCACATATGCAGTTAACATGAagagtaaaaaaaaagttttccaaAACTATACTTTTTTTGTGCAACATAGTCAAAGTATAAATATAGAAGTAGCTTCATTGTTTCTAAACAGACCAGGTGTGCCCAGAAGGATCACTGTTCCCAAAGGCGCTGTAAGATCCATCAGAATGTTTGTAATTCAGCTGTGTTTGGTagcctgttaaaaaaaaaaaaaaacagtaacttGAATTGCTCAAGTTTTTGCCTCATTTAAACACAGTGCTGCATTTATGAGTAAGCAATATTCAGAATCGGAAAGGTTTTAGAATTTTTGAttgaaataaaagatttgtaTCATTTGTAGACTTGCTATCAAATATTAGAACATTAAGTCTTCCAGGAAGTTCCATTTTGCTAGATTGGAAGTTTGATTTACTGTAATCATTTTATGCTCAATTATGGTATAgaccagggttcctcaaatcttaccctggagggccggagcactgcaaaGTTTaactccagccctgatcaaacacacctgagcatgCTGATTAAGGTGTTCAGtatcacaggtatgcaagtttgatcagggttggagctaaactctgcagtgctccggccctccagggtaagatttgaggaaccccgCTATAGACTAAAGTTCACTGAAATGATTTTGACTCCTTTTCTGTCTGCCGAAATGTGGCGACTGTATGAGGCATAGTCTAAACCCAGAACAAGTCTTAGTTCTCACCAGTCTCCAGATAAGTTTTAGCTCGTGCCAAAATATCAGGTGTGAGCAGTCCACTGCTCTCCAAGTACTGAAGGATGTAAATATTGGGTGCAAAGTTCAGCATGTTCTGCTCACCACAGCCGTAAGGCATACGCAACAGATcagcaatgttttttaaagcatgacTGATCAGATCACCTGTGACACAAACAGTAGTCAGGAGCAGTTCATGTCTACACATGTCCTGAGGTCCATACAATAAATAGCATGAGGTGGATATTAATAGTGTGTGTATAAAAATTTAACTCACCCAGTACAGTGACAAAGCTTTTTTCAGAATCCTTGACAATAACTTCAGGGAGTTTAAGAGAGACAGTTGTGTTCACTTGGTTACCtaacagaaatataatttaagtcAATGATACGTCTCTGTTGCTTTATAATCTATATGGTGCTTTATTATCAATACGGTGAGGATGATCGTTGACTTTCAGATTCTgtataaaggaatatttcaattttcaaaacagcatgtgtcacttacacaaaatacaacaattacagaGGGTTTAAACTATGCAGTTTGTATTTAACTTCATTAATATGATTATGTGGATTAATATTTGTACTTTGTCCAAATTATCCCTTTGGAGGTGGGTCCTTTTTTCTAGTCAAACCTGGGTATCaaggatttattttttgtgttaactgATGGTATGTCACATGCCCATAGTGCTTAAATTGTTTTGAACAAGGAACATTATTTAAGAGGACGAACAATTTTACTAACCTGTTAAACAGATGAGTTCATTCTGAGTGATAATCTGCTTAACTCCCTCAGcctgacaaataaaaaacttcagTTATTGTTTTGACGAAATGTAATTCTTTATATCCTTTTAgttatcaataaaacatttattttgcagaaaGACTTTTCTTAACCAGCAATATTTCCTTGAAAATTCTGTGTAGTAGCCTACACTATAGGCAACAATTGCTTTGccctgttgatgtttttttaaaaaagggaCTTATTGCAAAGAACAGCTTTATTAACTAATCCAGGATGCTGAATTCTAAGGCTATAACTTCCGTTTTAGAAAGGCTCACCTCGACCAGAAACGACTGCACCACAGTGTCAATACGGCGTCCTTCTGGCACAGTCACAACCTCATTCCCACATCGTTCTTGAGTCCTCATGGTCTCAGCTTTCACAGTCACCTTCACCTCTCCTATAATATACAAATTGAGTCACAAGTAAACACCGTCCTTGCATggatatttattttactctaCATGTTagtagttcacctcaaaatacGGCCCAATTGACTTTcgatagtaggaataaaaattactacGGAAAGTCAATGGGGCGAATtctgaagtgaactactcctttaaaataaaaggtataccaataattgaatcatatgttttacattttttatgaaataagtttccatagtaggaatttCAGGAGTGAACTAATGATTCAATCATTGGCATTTCATGCAACGTTCAAAATGCATACCAGTGTAGCCATCAAATGCCTGGTGGGGCATTGCCAGTACATATTTTCTATAAATGCTGCCAtcttgtcataaaaaaaaagatgttttattggttgtgctcatatatatacacacttacCCAGAACCGTTGCTGTAACCGTCCACTCAAAGGTTTTGCTCTCTTCATTACAAAGACATTGAGTGTAATTGCAGCCATTACAAGGCAGAGCTGAGAACTTTTCTGAATTTTCCAACGTGACCTTCACCTGTACGTTATAACACACAAAGACAGTTATTTTTAACATAATCTGTAAAAGAATAAAttcctttaacattttatatatttttgaaatggtcaaaaacatctgtaagaaaagaaaatgcataGTAACAGAAGGGACGACAAATTTAGAAGAAATGGGGAAACTAGATTTTACATGGAAAAAAGCCATTTTACTTCTGGCGGCCAGAAGATTTaacaacgtttttatttttatattttatcaaaatgaaaaatttcaGAAGACAGCAAATCTGGCAGAAAAACTTTGACACATCCATAGTCTAATTTTGTAGGAAAAACTTCATGGTATAATTCTGTCACTCCACCtgacagaaaattatttttttacataattgtttgtgtataaaacattaaatgttagTCCTGTGCATATAAGAATTATTCAGGTGACTCACCATAATACATTTGGGGAGGTAGTTGAATACAGTGGCTTTGAGTGAGAGCTCCTCTCCACGTATAACAGAGTAGGGGAGCGTGAGGCTGACAAAGAACGGCTGGAAGGCAGTGAGAGCAGTGCTGGGTGCCACGCCAAAACCAACAGAAGACGTGCAGAAAGCGTCGGTGGCCCATTTAGTGATGGTGTCAGGAACGGTCTTTGTAAGAGTCAATGATCCAGACCTCCTAATGAATAAACATATCCATGCTAGTATAATCGATTTGTGTGTTAGAAATGAAGGGAGGCATCATAAGTTTAGCATAAACTACACACCCCACAGGCACAAGATCCCATATCCAAGTTTCTGGAAATAACTTGCGGATTGAATTTTGAACAGATTTTTCCACAGGTGGACCAACAGCCATAATTTCTTCTCTTGCAGCGGGTTGAACAGCAGCTTCTGCAACTATTTGAGCAGATAAAGTGGCAGGAAAGAGAACTACAGAATTTCGAAACGAAGATGAAATTACTCACCCATATCTGGCCTCATAACAATAGTTCCATAACAGTTAACAGGTTCCTTCACATCAGAGTTGGTAGCAATTTTGACTCCAATTGCCTAGAAGCAAGCATCAGGTCTcatttttaaatggatagtgAATGATTAACAAAAACCAACCACTGAAAGTGGAGAATATGATATCTTACTTTAAAGGTACTGTGTGCATCGTTTCTATTGTAATAAGGGTAATACAAGCGTGAGCGTCTTTCTCTCGCCAGCAATAGGGGACCAATTGGATCCCTTATCAGTATTGGGGGGTCTACTGGATGCCAGTCTCTAGGTATACAGGGATCTTCATTTTCCCAGACTTGGTAGGGGTAATCCCCCAGCATTTGGACTGGTAACATTCCAAAAACCTACAGATTTCAAGTTAATTTACAGGATGAATTGACATTGCAGAatcaaaaacttaaaatattcatCGGTTGAATATGTCTTACAAAGGCAGCGTTGAGTTGAGCCTCTGGTTTTAAAACCAGTACGCTCTGATCAATGGACCTGACGGAGCAAAGGGAGCCAGGCTGGGCTTTCAGGTTTAGAGTCGTTGTGTCTTTAGGCAGAGCCGTGGAAGATGAGAAAGTTAAGGAAACCTGGAGCACAGATACACGTTAATCATACACGAAGcattattgaataaataatattaaagattggcattttaaatgcatttcatctGGTATTTATTGACCTTGTTTGGCAAGCATTGTTCGATGGGGAAGTTCCAACTGTCTGCTACAGTTTCTCCGTTAGGAAGAACTGTGTACACCGCCACCTGGGCGAATGGAGACAGGGCTGTGgtcttttttaatgtgaatgacAATTTGCctttgttttctgaaataaagTGAAGAAACCGGTCAACGAAAGCAAAGGAGGTTCTTCGAACATTCAACAGTACAATAATTACTGTGCTTTTTCTGCAATAACCATTTCCTACCCATTCCCAACTGCACGTTGACAGAGACAAGTCCATTTTGAACCATACTGCCTTTCGAAAAGACCTGTGACACACAAGGTGGAAAAATATTGTGTGAAAGTTTATGAAATGCAACCAAACATTGTTTAGATTTAGTGTTCTACTGTACATGCATTTAGAGTTATACATACCATGTAGAAAACATCCAGTATTTTCTGTCCCTTTTTCAGTGCACTGCCCTGAATGATGTAACTGGACTCCACATTTGCATCAATCGCACAACTCAATGGGTTTAAAGTCGAAATTATCTTTAGAAAACTTTTGCTTTTAGAGTAGAACGGCCTTAACGAAAGATTGCCTCCATTATAAGATCTTTCTGTTGGCCAGAAACCATTCTGGAGTTTATCCTCAATGTGGCGAGCCTAATGTAAATGGatgaatacattaaataaatgacaaacatcctgctacTGCACGTCAAAGTTATATAATGTTGAAAAACAGCACCAACCTGTAAATAAGCAGGTTGACTTGACCAAACTGCGGTGTCTAAAGAGAAGTAAGCTGTGCCGTTGCTGTCTGTTGTAAGAGTCATATTCACACTTTTAAAATCGTAGTTTACAATGAGATGAACTCTTTGACCGTTCAGGGGTTTGTTGTAAACATCACTGACCATAACCTGTCAAAAGcatgtgaagaaaaacatggaatttaaagtgacagttttgGTACCATCTTGTGATGCGGGTACTTGACTGCATCTTTTATTATAAACTGGCttcgaaaaaaaaaacttgatcaTCCAACCTTTCCCTCATAGGCAATCCCAGGTTTGTATACATCTGCTGCATCAACAAAGGAAactgtgatgacatcactgctATAAGAAACACCGGCTGAACCCTCCACAGCAATCCCTGGAAAACCAGAAGAACATGTTTCATTAGTCCTTTTAGGACAACTTTAATGGAGAAGAGCAGTTTTGTTTGAAACTCTTACCCGTTCCATCCTCTTCTACTTTGTAATTGATGTGAAAATATCCTCCTGGACTCATGCCGTATTCAGACAAATTTATTACCTGAGAGGCACAGCCAGTCTTGTCGGTCTGAACAAAAATCGTTGACATGAAGTGACTACAATAATTGAGACAGGTTACGAGAAGCTTTTCTCTGCAGTTTATTGAACAATGATATTTATTGGGTCTAACTGTGGCTGCATAAAGCAGACCTTATTGAATCAggaaaattaattataattaaagtattttatagGGTGTAGCAAACCTTTACGACGTAGTTTCTGCATGTTTTAGGTGCACTTTGGCGATACCAGTTATAGATATAGTTTGTTCCACACACTTCAGCAGCCACAGACCCCTGCACGCCCTTCCCATAGGTGTAtctacacaaaaaaaaagattgcagATAAATGAGATGTAAAATACAATACCATTGGTCTCATAAAGCAAAGTTCTCTACAGAAATGCTTACCGAGCACAAATGTTTAGTATGAACTCTTTGTTTGTGGGAGTTATAACGGTTGGAAGATTCACATTGACTTCAAATTTAGGCAGAACTACAAGAAACAAGGAGATGAGTTTGAAAGTTTCATAATTTGTCCTGTTTTTAAGCTGATTTCTAGTTCTAACCATATCCTTTAATTTCAAAGGAGTGTTTTGTTTCTTGGTTATTCTCATCCCAAGCAGTGATGATGTAGTTGCCCTCAGCAGCCTGAGGTGTCATGCGGTGGTACAGATCCAAAATGCCATCCATGGTGGGCCGATTCAACCACTGACCAATGCGATTCGAGTTAGGATCCTAAAAGTGGCACATAATGAAGAAACCCAGTGTAATGAAACCAAGCACAGCtggaaataatatatatatatatatatatatatatatatatatatataaaaataataagaaacaaATGGAGTTACATTCGTAACTTAAACATAAGTTGTTCaatgatggagggaatgagatgACAGTATGGAGCTTTGAACTAGAGAACCCATCACTCTAATCATAATTTCATAAGGCCAATGAATTGGGCGAATGGAATCCACATGCCAGTCTTCGCCTCGTACATATGGGTATAAAAAGAAGGCTTGACCATtcattcagcctttcagtaGAAGATCCTGACAGATGCCACCAGGTTGCTGCTGTGACACAAAAACCAGACACAAATCTAACCTGCTAGTGTCATGGAAGATACAGGCTGACACCAGCTCCACGGGTAGCTTGTAGAATCTTGCTAAATTGTTTGGCATAGATCTCTGCGATGTCTGCCATTGAGGCGCCATGGGAGGCTACACCTCAGATGGAGTGAACGTCCACTGCGAGTGGGCAAGTTCAAATCCCATATTGTCATCTCAACATAACagggagattgacagaaagggaacataaACTTGTGCTTAAAGGATTTTATACTGTACCCGGAGTTCTACTGTTTGAAACTGAAACgcaaaagaacagaaaaatatttagtttgatcccTGGTATGAGAGTGACAATGTTTGAAACTCTGGCATAAAAGCCATTCAAACTCCGACCGCACGTTAACATTACTTAATTCATCAGAAAATAATTTCTTGCTGTTGGCCATTACAGAAAATTACTGACTATGCTgtagacaaaaaaggttataGATATACAACTAATTTTACCTTCTGATTGCGAATCAGGAAATTGGAATCCAAAGATACGATGCGAAATTTTACTGGGGAAGACAATTGTAAACAACACAGTAGCACATAAGCCATAAATTGAGAGTAAACTTGATAATATGAACAAAGAGTATGCAGTTAAAAATCCCATTTATTGATATGGAACTGGCATTGCAATTGAATAACTTCTAATAATACTACATTACCGATTTCTCCTGGTTTGTAGATTGGCTTGTCTGTTTGGATCAAAATGAGCTTCATTGGAGGCTTTATGAGAATCTGAGTTTTTTTGTCTAGTGGTGATTC
Proteins encoded:
- the LOC130412856 gene encoding LOW QUALITY PROTEIN: alpha-2-macroglobulin-like protein 1 (The sequence of the model RefSeq protein was modified relative to this genomic sequence to represent the inferred CDS: inserted 1 base in 1 codon; substituted 1 base at 1 genomic stop codon), whose product is MRALVTLLTLLLLQYDPTCGATDPTYLVAVTSQXVSGTTETLCAHIHEPSTSLSLVVTLTSNNVDVTILKEGSIRKRFYKCVPFQVPVVLVDTVATVYVKIEGAESPLDKKTQILIKPPMKLILIQTDKPIYKPGEIVKFRIVSLDSNFLIRNQKFQTVELRDPNSNRIGQWLNRPTMDGILDLYHRMTPQAAEGNYIITAWDENNQETKHSFEIKGYVLPKFEVNVNLPTVITPTNKEFILNICARYTYGKGVQGSVAAEVCGTNYIYNWYRQSAPKTCRNYVVKTDKTGCASQVINLSEYGMSPGGYFHINYKVEEDGTGIAVEGSAGVSYSSDVITVSFVDAADVYKPGIAYEGKVMVSDVYNKPLNGQRVHLIVNYDFKSVNMTLTTDSNGTAYFSLDTAVWSSQPAYLQVGAVFQHYITLTSYNGGNLSLRPFYSKSKSFLKIISTLNPLSCAIDANVESSYIIQGSALKKGQKILDVFYMVFSKGSMVQNGLVSVNVQLGMENKGKLSFTLKKTTALSPFAQVAVYTVLPNGETVADSWNFPIEQCLPNKVSLTFSSSTALPKDTTTLNLKAQPGSLCSVRSIDQSVLVLKPEAQLNAAFVFGMLPVQMLGDYPYQVWENEDPCIPRDWHPVDPPILIRDPIGPLLLARERRSRLYYPYYNRNDAHSTFKAIGVKIATNSDVKEPVNCYGTIVMRPDMAAVQPAAREEIMAVGPPVEKSVQNSIRKLFPETWIWDLVPVGRSGSLTLTKTVPDTITKWATDAFCTSSVGFGVAPSTALTAFQPFFVSLTLPYSVIRGEELSLKATVFNYLPKCIMVKVTLENSEKFSALPCNGCNYTQCLCNEESKTFEWTVTATVLGEVKVTVKAETMRTQERCGNEVVTVPEGRRIDTVVQSFLVEAEGVKQIITQNELICLTGNQVNTTVSLKLPEVIVKDSEKSFVTVLGDLISHALKNIADLLRMPYGCGEQNMLNFAPNIYILQYLESSGLLTPDILARAKTYLETGYQTQLNYKHSDGSYSAFGNSDPSGHTWLTAYVMKIFEGAKKHVFVDETNIDQAKNWLGQLQQGNGCFKTVGILYHNEMKGGVSDDVTLTAYIVAAFLELGMKTTDPMVKQGLVCLKEASSNLDNTYFTALVAYTFTLAGDQEMRPKLVSNLDNRVKRDGVGRYWTQTNGKLTGSLDVEMTSYVLLALLSGPTLPSFKLDYSATIVHWLAKRQNAFGGFSSSQDTVVALQALAKYSAATYSPTGSVVVNVTSPSSQKYNFIVNQSNRLLYQERPLLPPTGSFTVATRGQGCVFVQFSMHYNVLPSNSLAFTIKTDATSTCQRKQYYTVTLTYNGPRGETNMVIINVKLLSGFLVSTNCEXHFQAFSLDSRIKLVEQNEGHVMLYLDGMKKDEEKSFTLMLLQNVVVKNLKPAVVTVYDYYKTSDGGEKQYTSPC